One segment of Solanum lycopersicum chromosome 1, SLM_r2.1 DNA contains the following:
- the LOC101254525 gene encoding ubiquitin-like-specific protease ESD4: MGALTCSSRKRGDDFFNSNYKTPLSVSSNVDHISKKPRLSPSMNQIQDHPFSRKSIAARIFKYPSNITPIKREIHAPCRRLRRGSNLKSDKMGNFLTQQYDRAKRSAFETLRYVKKDKEVINIDDDEICEEGVSEDSSVKELGTGVDAKTGLASGSGSQWKESNGVVEIMDNPDAVKDMDRNFQVLSSSVVTVSDGVKLKVENAEKMLDTLSLSSKFDSASTSSSVPPYKKLLGSAEKRNDHLKRLQFHIEYTEKRRETQHLLRPQKKEEYVKEDVITEPFMLLDEEEEAEVSRALSNSSRRKVLAKHENSNIDITGEILQCLRPGAWLNDEVINVYLELLKERERREPKKFLKCHFFNTFFYKKLISNKGDYNYQSVKRWTSQRKLGYCLFECDKIFVPIHKQVHWCLAVINKKDEKFQYLDSLGGTDQQVLEVLARYFIDEVKDKNGKYIDINSWKLEFVEDLPEQENGFDCGMFMLKYADFYSRDIGLCFSQEHMPYFRSRTVKEILRLKAE, translated from the exons ATGGGGGCCTTAACATGTAGCAGCCGAAAACGTGGTGATGATTTTTTCAACTCGAATTACAAAACCCCACTTTCAGTTTCCTCTAACGTTGACCACATATCCAAAAAACCTAGGCTTTCTCCGTCTATGAACCAAATCCAAGATCACCCCTTCTCCAGAAAATCAATTGCTGCAAGAATTTTCAAATATCCATCTAATATAACACccataaaaagagaaattcatGCTCCTTGTAGACGATTAAGAAGAGGGTCCAACTTAAAATCTGACAAAATGGGGAATTTTCTAACTCAACAGTATGATAGAGCTAAAAGAAGTGCATTTGAAACGCTGAGGTACgtgaaaaaagataaagaagtgataaacattgatgatgatgaaatttGTGAAGAGGGTGTGTCTGAGGATTCAAGTGTTAAGGAATTGGGGACTGGGGTTGATGCAAAAACGGGTCTTGCTAGTGGGTCGGGTTCGCAATGGAAGGAGAGTAATGGGGTTGTTGAAATCATGGATAATCCTGATGCTGTTAAGGATATGGATAGGAACTTTCAGGTTTTGAGTTCATCTGTTGTAACAGTGTCGGATGGTGTGAAGTTGAAGGTGGAGAATGCAGAAAAGATGCTAGATACATTATCTTTGAGTAGCAAGTTTGATTCTGCTTCTACTTCATCTTCAGTTCCTCCATATAAGAAATTGCTGGGTTCAGCTGAGAAAAGAAATGACCATTTAAAGAGACTGCAATTTCATATAGAGTATACTGAGAAGCGTCGTGAGACGCAACATTTGTTAAGGCCTcagaagaaagaagaatatGTTAAGGAG GATGTGATTACAGAACCCTTTATGCTCCTTGATGAGGAGGAAGAGGCTGAAGTTTCTCGAGCTTTATCTAATTCTAGCAG GAGGAAGGTTTTGGCAAAACATGAGAACTCCAATATTGATATTACTGGAGAGATATTGCAGTGTTTGAGGCCTGGGGCATGGTTGAACGACGAG GTCATTAATGTGTATCTTGAGTTActaaaagagagagaaagaagggaGCCCAAAAAGTTCTTGAAATGTCATTTCTTTAACACATTCTTTTACAAGAAG TTAATCAGTAACAAGGGAGACTATAACTATCAATCTGTGAAAAGATGGACATCCCAAAGGAAGCTGGGTTACTGCCTCTTTGAATGTGACAAA ATTTTTGTCCCTATCCACAAACAAGTACATTGGTGCTTAGCTGTCATCAACAAGAAGGATGAAAAGTTCCAATATCTTGATTCACTTGGAGGAACAGATCAGCAAGTATTGGAAGTGCTG GCTAGGTACTTCATTGACGAGGTGAAGGACAAGAATGGGAAATATATTGATATTAACTCATGGAAGCTAGAGTTTGTTGAGGACCTTCCAGAGCAAGAGAATGG GTTTGACTGTGGTATGTTCATGCTCAAGTATGCTGATTTCTACAGCAGAGATATAGGACTCTGTTTCAGTCAG